A part of Populus alba chromosome 8, ASM523922v2, whole genome shotgun sequence genomic DNA contains:
- the LOC118032860 gene encoding bidirectional sugar transporter SWEET17, which translates to MESLIFYTGVIGNVISVLMFLSPVGTFWRIIKHRSTEDFESLPYVCTLLNSSLWTYYGIIKPGAYLVATVNGFGIVVEIIYVSLFLVYAPVKKRNKTAILAGILDVGVLAAAILATRLALHGEVRIDAIGFMCAGLNIIMYGSPLAAMKIVVTTMSVEYMPFFLSFFFFLNGGIWTFYAILTRDYFLGVPNGAGFLLGIAQLVLYAIYKNAKPSINVSNRLEEGCEQESLISSSNYSN; encoded by the exons ATGGAAAGCTTGATTTTCTATACTGGAGTCATAG GCAATGTAATCTCTGTGCTCATGTTCCTCTCCCCTGT AGGGACTTTCTGGAGAATCATAAAGCACAGATCGACGGAGGACTTTGAGAGCCTTCCCTACGTCTGCACGTTGCTGAACTCATCCTTGTGGACTTACTATGGAATCATAAAGCCTGGAGCATACCTTGTTGCCACCGTCAATGGCTTTGGGATCGTAGTGGAAATCATCTATGTATCTTTATTCCTTGTTTACGCACCAGTAAAGAAGAGG AATAAGACTGCCATTCTTGCTGGGATCTTGGATGTGGGGGTTCTGGCGGCAGCGATTCTAGCTACTCGGCTGGCTCTCCATGGAGAAGTACGGATCGATGCCATAGGGTTCATGTGTGCTGGCCTCAACATTATTATGTATGGTTCACCTCTGGCTGCCATG AAAATAGTGGTGACAACGATGAGTGTGGAGTACATGCCATTTTTcctctcatttttcttctttctgaaCGGAGGGATCTGGACTTTCTATGCCATACTTACACGAGATTACTTTCTTGGG GTACCAAATGGAGCAGGGTTTTTGCTTGGAATAGCACAACTAGTGCTCTATGCAATTTACAAGAATGCTAAGCCATCCATAAATGTTTCTAATAGGTTGGAAGAGGGATGTGAACAAGAAAGCCTCATCTCGTCCTCAAATTATtccaattaa